Part of the Streptomyces sp. HSG2 genome, GTTTCGGCCGGTGCGGTAGGGCGGAACCCGGGGCGCGCGCAGGAGCACGCTCCCCGACGGGCCGACGCGGCCGAACCCCGCGGCGGACCGATGACCGCGAGAACGCCGCTCGACGAGGGCTCGTCCGCCTCTGCCGCGGGCGGTCGTGCCACCGGGCACGCGCGCTCGTTCTCCACCACGGAGGCGTCGGCGAGCCGTTCCGGCGAGCCGGTCGCGGCGGCACCGATCGATGGACGAGGGGTAGGCATGACCGACACCGGCCGGGTCCCGGGCGAGGGACAGCCGGAGAACGCAGGCATGGTCGAGCAGCGAGGCGCCCCCGCGCCCGACGCGTACCCCTACCTCTCCGAGAGCACATCCGAGGACGACGATCTGCTCCTGCTGCCCGGAGCGCGCGGAGCCTGGGGCAACGAGGTCGCGCCGCCCGCCCCCGAACCCGTCGTGGAGGTGCTGCCACCGCCCGCGCCCCGGCCCGCCGAGTCCGGAGCGCCACACGACACGGGCGCGAGCCGACCCGCCTCCCCCGACCCGGCGAACGTGACCCTCCGCCGCCCCCTGCATCTGGGACCCCTCATCCCGGACGCCTCCGCCAGCCCGGTCCGATCGCTCGCCGACCGCGGACCGGCCCGGCAGCCGATACGCGACACGCCGACGTCCGCCGAGCCCCCCACCGCTCCGGACGCCCCCCCCACGCCGCGGGATCCCGCGGAGCCCGGCCCGGATTCGCCCGAGCCCGGAGGACCGAAGGCCGTCGTGACGCGGCCCGAGCCCGTCCCCGGGCCGGTGCCGCCGGCCGCTTCGGGCGACGCGGCCCAGGCCGTCGTCGCGCGGGTGTCGACCGAGGCCGTCGCCGCGACCGGCGGCACGCTGACGGCGCTTCCCATGCCGCCCGGCGACACCTCCGCGCCCGCCGCCCCGGTACCCCAGGAGAAGACGGCCGACGGCGAGGAGGCGCCGCACGGAGCGGAACCTCCGGTACCGGAACGGTCCGCCCCCGCTGCCGCCGACGAGGAGGCGCGGCAGAGGGCGAACGCGGCGCCGCCGCCCGAGGACGTTCCGCCGCCCGAGGCCACGCGGACGGTGCCGGACCGCATGGCGGTCCGTGATCGAGCCCCCTTCGTCGACGTGCCCCCCGCCCTCGAAGCGACGACTCCGGCCAGCGCCCCGGTGGCCCCGCCGGCACCGGACACCGCCGCGCCCGAGGACTCGCGGACGGCGGTGGGTGGTCTCGCCACCCCCGGCACACCGGATGCCGACACCGGTGGCGACGACGCGGCGCCGGACACGGGCGCCGAAGAGCCGACCGGGACCGACGTGGGGGCCGGGGGGCCCGCGCTGCCTCCGGGCGCCGAGGTCCCGCCCGCACACCCCGATACCCGACCCCCCGATCCCGCCGACCCTCTCCCGGTGCCCTCGCGAGAGGAGCCCGAGCCCACCGGGCGCGCCGGGCGCGCCGGGGACACCGAGCGCGCGAGCGAGGCCGAGGAACCGCCGACCGACGAGCCGGCCTTGCCGGAGTCCGGGACGTTCCTCCAGAAGGCTCCCGCCCCGGAGCCCGCGGCGCACCCCGCACCGGGACCGGAGTCCACCTCCGTCCCGCTCGCCGAGACCGCGGCGGGACACGACTCGGGAGCCGATCGGGCCGGCGCGCCCATCGCCTCGACGGATCGGGACCCGGAGAGCCGGGGGGTCGTGCCTCTCGGCTCCAGCGCTTCGGTCGCCTCCCCGTCCTTCCCGGAACCGGCGGCACCCACCACCCTCCCGCAGGAGCAGGAGCAGGAGCAGGAGCAGGAGCACTCGGGCGACGCGGAGAGCGGGCAGGAGGCGCGGGCGCTTCCCGAAGCCGTCCGCGGCCCGGGCGCCGCCCCCGAGAGCGGTCGTCCCGACGACGCCCCACCCTCACCACCGACTTCGCCCGCCGCCCCCCTGCCGTCGGGGGAGCCGTCGTCCGACGCTCTCGACCGCGCCGACCTCCGGCCGCCCACCCCACCGGCCGACCGGACCGCCCCCGAGGGGCCCGATGCCCCGCCGGCCCGACCGGACCCGGAGAACCTCGCCGACCCCGAGGCACCGGATCGTGAGACGGCCTCGGGACCCCGAACCGGCGAGGAGTCGCCCGCCCCGGACGCGGCGGCCGACGATGTGCCGGCCGGTCCCTCCCGCGCCCCCGCCGCGCCCGGGTACGCCGATTCCGAACGCGAGGCGATCCTGCGCGTCATGCGGGAGCGCCGCGATATTCGCAACGGGTTCCGTGACGATCCCGTCCCCCACGAGGTGCTGCTCCGCGTTCTGGAGGCCGCCCACACCGCGCCGTCCGTCGGCCAGTCCCAGCCCTGGGACTTCGTCGTCATCCGATCGCCCGAGACCCGTCGCGCCATGCACGAGCTGGCGGAGCGTCAGCGGGAGGCGTACGCCACGTCCCTGCCCAAGGGGCGAGCCAAGCAGTTCCGGGAACTCAAGATCGAGGCCATCCTCGACACCCCGGTGAACATCGTCGTCACCGCCGATCCCACCCGGGGGGGCCGCCACACTCTGGGCAGGCACACCCAGCCGCAGATGGCCCCGTACTCGGCCGCGCTCGCCGTGGAGAACCTGTGGCTCGCCGCCCGTGCCGAGGGCCTGGGCGTGGGGTGGGTCAGCTTCTTCGACGAGCGCGAAATGGTCCGGGCACTCGATCTGCCCGAGCACCTGGAGGTCGTGGCCTACCTCTGCCTCGGCTATGTCGACGCCTTCCCGGACGAGCCCGAGCTGACGCGCGCGGGCTGGTCCAAGCGCCGACCTCTGTCGTGGGTGGTCCACGAGGAGTCCTACGGCCGCCGGGCGCTGCCCGGCGAGGACCCCCACGACCTCCTCGGCGAGACCGTGGCGCAGATCCGCCCGCTGGACGCGAAGGCGCTCGGCCAGGCGTGGGAGCGACAGAAGCGGATGACCAAGCCCGCCGGAGCCCTCGGCATGCTGGAGATCATCTCGGCCCAGCTCTCCGGGTTGTCCCGGCAGTGCCCGCCGCCGATTCCCGAGCCCGCCGCCGTGGCGATCTTCGCGGGGGACCACGGGGTGCACGCCCAGGGCGTCACACCGTGGGCGCAGGAGGTGACCGGCCAGATGGTCGCCAACTTCCTGAGTGGGGGAGCGGTGTGCAACGCCTTCGCCGCGCAGGTCGGCGCAGAGGTCTGCGTCGTGGACGTCGGTGTCGCCACCGACCTGCCCGCCACCCCCGGGCTGCTGCCCCGGAGGATCAGGCCCGCCACCTCCGACATGACGGCGGGGCCCGCGATGAGCCGCGAAGAGGCGAGGCAGGCGATCGAGATCGGCATCGAGACCGCCCGCGACCTGGTGTCCGCCGGCAACAAGGCGCTCCTGACCGGTGAGATGGGCATCGCCAACACCACCGCTTCCGCCGCTCTGATCGCGGTCTTCACCGGAGCCGACCCCTCGGAGGTGACCGGCCGGGGCACCGGGGTCAACGACGAGACCCTGGCCCGCAAGACCGAGGTGGTCCGGCGCGCGATCGAACTGCACCGTCCCGACCCGGCCGACCCGATCGGTGTGCTCGCGGCGATCGGCGGTTTCGAACACGCGGCCATCGTCGGGTTGTTGCTGGGCGGCGCGGCCTTGCGAACCCCGGTGATCCTGGACGGCGTCAGCGCCGGCGCGGCGGCCCTGGTCGCCCGCGCCATCGCCCCGGAGGTCCTCGCCGCCTGCATCGCCGGGCACCGCAGCGCCGAGCCAGGCCATGTCGCCGCGCTCAACAAGCTGGGGCTGCGACCTCTGGTCGATCTCGACCTCCGGCTCGGCGAGGGCACCGGGGCGCTCTTGGCACTGCCCTTGGTGCAGAGCACCGCGCGGGCCATGCACGAGGTGGCGACGTTCGACTCGGCCGGAGTCACCGAGAGTTGATCCATCCCCGGCCGGCCGGCCCGGTACGGGGCGTGCCCCTCCCCGGCGCGGGAGGGGCGGCGCGTCGGGGCGGTGACCGTCGGCGCGGAGACCCGCCCCTGCCGCGCCGGGGAGACCCGGCGTAAAATCCGCGGGTCAGGGTCGCTCCAGCGCCGTAGCGTCCGCCGCCACCGCTCGGATCAGGAGCAGTCCGCGTATGGCCGAACACCCCGCCTATCCCGTAGGTCTCCGCCTGGCCGGTCGCCGAGTGGTCGTGCTCGGTGGTGGGCAGGTGGCCCAGCGCCGTCTCCCCGCCCTCGTCGCGGCGGGCGCGGACATCCACCTGATCTCGCCGACGGCCACGCCGTCGGTCGAGGCCATGGCGGACGCCGGTGAGATCGTCTGGGAGCGACGGGGCTACCGGGACGGCGACCTCGCCGAGGCCTGGTACGTGCTCGTCGCCACCAGTGACCCGGAGGCCAACGTGGCGGCCTCCGCCGAGGCCGAGCGCCGGAGGGTGTGGTGCGTCCGCTCCGACGACGCCGATCAGGCCACCGCCTGGACCCCCGCGACCGGACACAGCGAGGGCGTCACGGTCGCCGTGCTGACGACCCGCGCGCGGGTTCGGGATCCTCGGCGCACGGCGGCCATCCGAGACGCCGTCGTCGAGGGGCTCCGGGACGGCACCCTCCTCGCGCCCCACCAGCGCGACCGGGCCCCGGGCGTGGCCTTGGTCGGCGGCGGCCCCGGCGACCCCGACCTGATCACCGTCCGCGGGAGGCGCCTGCTCGCGGAGGCCGACGTCGTCATCGCCGACCGTCTCGGTCCACGCGATCTCCTGGACGAACTGCCGGCACACGTCGAGGTGATCGACGCGGCGAAGATCCCCTACGGCCGGTTCATGGCCCAGGAGGCCATCAACGCCGCCCTGGTCGAGCACGCCAGGCGAGGCAGGTTCGTCGTCCGACTCAAGGGGGGCGACCCGTTCGTGTTCGGCCGGGGCATGGAGGAGGTCGAGGCGCTCGCCGCGGCCGGGATCCCGTGCACCGTGGTACCCGGCGTCTCCAGCGCGGTCTCCGTGCCGGGCGCCGCCGGGATCCCCGTGACCCATCGCGGTGTGGCCCACGAATTCACGGTCGTCAGCGGCCATGTCTCCCCCGACGACGAACGGTCCCTGGTGGACTGGCCCTCCATGGCGGGGCTGACCGGCACCCTGGTGATCCTGATGGGTGTCGACAAGATCGGCCGGATCGCGGAGACGCTCGTCGCGCACGGCAAGTCCCCCGACACCCCGGTGGCGTTCGTGCAGGAGGGGACCACGGCGGGGCAGCGCAGGGTCGACGCCACCCTGGGCACGGTCGCCGAGACGGTGCGCACCGCGAACGTGCGACCCCCCGCGGTGATCGTCGTCGGCGCGGTCGTCGAGGCCGGCCCCCCCTCCGGCGGCGCGCCGGCGCGACCTCCGCGACACTGACCGATCCGAGCCGATGGCTCCGTTCCAGGGACGAGGCAGCATCACCCCGTGGCCGATCTCATCACCGTCGACGACCCCGACGATCCACGCCTTTCCGACTACACCGGTCTGACCGACGTCGAGCTGCGTCGCAGACGCGAGCCGGCCGAAGGCCTGTTCATCGCCGAAGGCGAGAAGGTCATCCGACGGGCCGGGGCAGCCGGCTACGCGATGCGGTCGATGCTGCTCTCGGCCAAGTGGGTCGACGCGATGCGCGACGTGATCGACGAGGCTCCCGCGCCCGTCTACGCGGTCTCCCCGGAGCTCGCCGAGCGGGTCACCGGCTACCACGTGCATCGCGGCGCCCTCGCGTCCATGCGGCGCAAACCGTTGCCCGACCCATCCGATCTGCTGCGGACCGCGCGCCGAGTAGCCGTCATGGAGTCCGTCAACGACCACACCAACGTGGGGGCGATCTTCCGTTCGGCCGCGGCCCTCGGCATGGACGCGGTCCTCCTCTCCCCGAGCTGCGCGGACCCTCTGTACCGGCGCAGCCTCAAGGTCTCCATGGGCGCCGTCCTGTCCGTGCCGTACGCCCGCCTCGACATCTGGCCCAAGGGGCTGGAGTGGGTGCGCGCGGCCGGGTTCACGCTGTTGGCCCTCACTCCCGACGGAAAGGCCCGCACGCTCGACGAGGCCGCGCCCCACCACCTGGAGCGGGTGGCGCTGATGCTCGGCGCGGAGGGGGACGGGCTGTCCAGGCAAGCCCTGGTCGCGGCGGACGAGTGGGTCCGCGTGCCGATGGCCCACGGTGTCGACTCGCTCAACGTCGGAGCCGCCGCGGCCGTCGCCTTCTACGCGGTCACCGCGGGGCGCCCCACGGGCTGAAACGGCGCGGCGGGCCGTTCGACGCCGAGGCGGTCCTCGGTGACGATCCGAACCGCCGCCGGCCCGTCGGTTCGCTCCCCCTCCAGACTCCGGGCGTCGCGCCGGCAGCTCTGGGCCAGGGCGATCCCGAGCGCGACGAGAGCGGTCACCACCACGAAGACGAAGAGGCGTTGGCGCAGGAGCCGGGGGTTGGCCGGTCCACGCCACGCCCGCGTCGGGCGGGTCGCGCGGTTGCCCGGGGCACCGCCGCGCGAGGTGTGGCCGCCCAGGCCGGGTCGGGTGTTCCGTCCGGTGCCGCCGGGCGTGGAGCGGGGCGTCGCCGGCGTCGTCCCGTTGCCTCGGCGGCCGGCGCCGTCTTCGAGGGGGGTACTCCGCACGGGCGTGATCCGGCCGCCGCCTCGGGAAGAGCCTTCCCGGCGACGGGCACGCGGCGACGACGTGCCGGGCGGGCGCGTCCGCCCGGGTGTGGGGCGCGTGTCTCGGTCGCCGCGGGGTCCGGGGGTGCCACTCGTCGAGACTCGGACCGATGGCCGGTCGGCCTCCCGGCCACGCTGTGTGGGTGGACGCGCCTCCGTGATGCCCTGGGCCTCCCGTGCCGCGATCTCCTTCAACCGCAGGGACAGCTGAGGCGTGCCGGGCCGCTCCTGTGGGTCCTTGGCCAGGCAGGCGCGGACGAGGGGGGCCAGCGCGTCGGGCACCCCCCGCAGTTGCGGTTCCTCGTGCACCACGCGGTAGAGCATCACCTCCGAACTCCCGTGTCCGAAGGGAGAGTCGCCCATCGACGCGTAGGCGAGCGTGGCGCCCATCGAGAACACGTCCGTCGCGGGGGTGACGGCCGCCCCGCGGACCTGCTCGGGGGCCAGGAAACCGGGGGAGCCGACGGCGGTGCCGACGTGTGTGAGGGTCGAGGCGCCCGTGGCCCAGGCGATGCCGAAGTCGATGATCCTCGGCCCCTTGGGGGAGAGCAGGATGTTCGAGGGCTTCAGGTCCCGGTGGACGACTCCGGCCTCGTGCACGGCCACCAGTCCCTCGAACAGCGCGGCGCCGACCGCGGCGACGTCCGCCGCCGACAGCGGCCCCTCGTCGACCACCTGGTCGTGGAGGGAGGGGCCCGGGACGTACTGCGTCGCGAACCAGGGGCGGTCCGCCTCCAGGTCGGCGGCGACCAGGCGGGCGGTGCAGCCGCCCCGGATCCGTCGCGCGGCCGAGACCTCGCGGGCGAACCGTGAGCGGAATTCCTGATCCTCCGCCAGATCCGGGCGGATCACCTTCAGGGCCACCCGCTGCCCTCGCCTGTCCGAGCCGAGGTAGACCACCCCCATCCCGCCCGCGCCGAGGCGCCGGTGAAGCCTGAACGAGCCGACGACGCGCGGGTCCTCGCGCCTCAGGCGCATCATCGCCATGTCCATCCCCGCTGCCCGGTCCCTGTGACGTGGCACAGCTTACGTTTCCCGGGGCGTCGGCGCGCAGAGGCCGCGCCCGCTCGGTGCCGTCGCCCGCCGGGCGCGCCGCCGCCGCGCCGAGGGCACCGCCGGTGACCGAACGGCGGACGGCGGCGAGGAACGAGTCCCGGATCAACCCCGCGCGGGGGAAGGGTGATTGGTCGTGACGGAAGGCGACTCCGGCGGGTGGGCCCTCCCGCGCGCGGCCTCGACTCGTTCGAGACGGTAGGCGCGACCGTCTCGCGGCGTCGACCGGGCGCGAACCGTGAGGGAAGTCACCGATGTCAGGGTCGCGCCCGCCCGGCCTCCACCCTGGGGAGTACTCCCGGCGGCGCGACTCATCCTCCCGGAGGCCAGGGACGCGGTACGCGGGCATGACGCCCGACGTCTCGCGGCCCGACTAGATTCGGGATCGAGTGGCGGGCGCGCTCGGCCGGACGGTCGGCGCCCCGCCGCCGGCGGTGAGCGACTCGGTCCTACGCCGACCGAGTCCGAAGGAGCCGGACCGTACCGCGGTCATCGGCCCCGGGCCGCCGGCGGCCCCGCTCCCGTGTCGCGGCGACACGGGAGCGGCGGCCCGTGCGGGCGTCGTCCGCGAGTGTGGTGCCGGGGCGTCGAGCGGCGTCCCGGGCCCGGAAGAGCGGTCCGGGCGGAGCACCCACCCGAGAACCCCGTGGGGACGGGGGCGCGGCGGACGGCTCGGGTGCCGGCGTGGCTGGGGAGCCGCGCCGGCACCGCGATCCACCGGCACGACAGGGCTCCTGGAGTAAGACGCCCCTCGACAGCGGGAAACCCCCGGGTCGGTCACGACATCCGGGGGCCTCTCGAAGGGTGGACGATACTGGGATTGAACCAGTGACCTCTTCCGTGTCAGGGAAGCGCTCTCCCGCTGAGCTAATCGTCCTCGCGGCGCCGTCACTCACGGGAGTGGGGCGAGCACGTGGAGTGCGCGATACTGGGATTGAACCAGTGACCTCTTCCGTGTCAGGGAAGCGCTCTCCCGCTGAGCTAATCGCGCGGGGATCCTCGCGGATCAAGGCCCTGAGGGCCGGTGGACGATACTGGGATTGAACCAGTGACCTCTTCCGTGTCAGGGAAGCGCTCTCCCGCTGAGCTAATCGTCCTTGGAGGTGGAGACGGGATTTGAACCCGTGTAGACGGCTTTGCAGGCCGTTGCCTCGCCTCTCGGCCACTCCACCAGGAGCCGGTGAGCCGATGTGGCCCCCTGCTTCCTGGAGCGGACGACGAGGCTCGAACTCGCGACCTCAACCTTGGCAAGGTTGCGCTCTACCAACTGAGCTACGTCCGCCTGTCGTTTCGGTGCGCTCACGCGTCCCGGCGACGTGTTGAACTCTAGCGGATTCCGGGGCCAGGACAAAAACGCGTTCGCGCAGCGTGCTGCCCGCGGGCCGGTGCCCGACGGGACCGGACGGTCCGAGGAGGGACGGCCGGTTCGAGTCCTCGGGCCGGTCATAGACTCGACGACGTGCACGACCTCCCTCCTCTGGCCCGATTCGGCGACCGCCTCGCCACGGGTCTGCGCGACGTCACGAGCGACCCCATGGCCTTGGACTCCCGGGGCTTCTGGGCCGTCTCCCGCGATTTCGAGGGCGCCCTGACCTGCGCCCGCTTCGCCGATGTGCGACGGGAGCCGGTGCCGAGACCACGCCCCGGGGGCTGGATCGGGCCGCCCGTCGACGCCTGGACGTCCTCGCTCGACCGCGCTTCCTACACGAGAGCGGTCCGTCGCGTCCGGGAGCACATCGCGACCGGTGAGGTGTACCAGGCCAACGTCTGCCGGGTGCTGTCGGCGCCCGTCCCGGCGGACGCCGACGTGGACGCGCTGACGGCCCTCCTGGCCCGCGACAACCCGGCGCCCTACGCCGGAACGATCCGGCTTCCGGAGCACGGGGTCGAGACCGCGACGGCGTCGCCGGAGCTGTTCCTGCGCCGCGCCGGCCGCGTGGTGGAGTCCGGTCCCATCAAGGGGACGGGGAGGACCGAGGACGACCTGCTGGAGAAGGACCACGCCGAGAACGTGATGATCGTGGACCTCGTCCGCAACGACCTGGGGCGCGTCTGTGCCACCGGCAGCGTGAGCGTGCCCGAGCTGTGCGTGGTCGAGACCCATCCCGGCCTGGTCCACCTGGTCTCGACCGTGCGCGGCGAGCTGCGCGCCGACGCCACCTGGGGCGACCTGCTGGCCGCGACGTTTCCGCCCGGTTCCGTCACCGGGGCGCCCAAGTCCAGCGCCCTGCGGATCATCGAGGCCCTGGAGACGGCGCCCCGAGGCCCCTACTGCGGCGCGCTCGGCTGGGTCGACGCGGACCGAGGGGTCGGCGAACTGGCCGTGGGCATCCGTACCTTCTGGATCGACCGCTCCGGTGACGGGGGCGCGGTCCTGCGGTTCGGAACCGGCGCGGGCATCACCTGGGGATCGGACCCCGAGGGCGAGTGGCGCGAGACCGAACTGAAGGCGGCCCGGCTGCTCGCGGTAGCGTCGGGTGCGTACGCGGAGCGCGCCACGACGGCCCCGCCGCCCGCAGGTGTGGCGACCGGGTTCCCCGGTCACCGGCGCGAGACGTCCGACGGAACGACGTGAGGTGACGAACGGTGAAACTCTGGCTCGACGGCGCGCTGCGGGATCCCCAGGCCGCCCGCGTCTCGGCTCTCGACCACGGACTGACCGTCGGAGACGGGGTATTCGAGACCGTGAAGTCGGTCGATGGGCGGCCCTTCGCCCTGACCCGGCACCTGGATCGGCTGACCCGCTCCGCCCGCGGCCTCGGGTTGCCGGAGCCCGACACGGACGAGGTCCGTCGTGCCTGCGCCGCCGTGCTCGCGGCCAACCCGATGCCGCTCGGCAGGCTCCGCATCACGTACACCGGTGGGCTGGGACCGCTCGGGTCCGACCGCGGCGAGGACGGTCCGACACTGGTCGTCGCCCTGGGCGAGACGGTGCGTCGCCCGGACGCGACAGCGGTGATCACCGTGCCCTGGACCAGGAACGAACGCGGCGCCCTGACCGGGCTGAAGACCACGTCCTACGCCGAGAACGTCGTCGCCCTCGCCCGGGCGCGGGAGCTGGGGGCCTCGGAGGCGCTGTTCGGCAACACCCTGGGGCGGCTCTGTGAGGGGACCGGGTCGAACGTCTTCGTCGTTCTCGGCGGAGCGGTTCACACACCCCCGCTCGCCTCGGGATGCCTCGCGGGTGTGACCCGCGCCCTCACCGTCGAGTGGACCGGGGCCACGGAGACCGACCTTCCGCTGGAGGTCCTCAGGGAGGCCGACGAGATCTTCCTCACCTCGACTCTGCGCGACGTGCAGGCCGTGCGTCGGGCGGACGCCCGGGAGCTGCCGGGCCCCGGCCCCGTCACCACGAAGGTCGTGCGGATCTTCGAGGAGCGGGCCGCCGGTGACCTCGACCCCTGATCGGGCCCGCGACGACATCGCCGACGCCCGGTGGAAGCGGCAGGAATCGGGTCGTCCGCGCGCGGGTAGAAGCTCCGGGTGACCACCACCCTGCGACCGACCGAGCCGTTGTCGCGCACCGCCGACGGAGGACGCTCCCGTCGCTACCGGATCTGCGTCGACGGTCGCCCCGTGGGCTCGCTCCACCTCGTCACCTCCGCGTCGATCTCCCAAGCCGCCCGGATCGCCTCCCTGAGCGTCGACGCACCCGAGCGCCGGCGCGGCAGGGCCACCGTCGCCGCCCTCGCCGCCGAGGAGGTGACGCGGGAGTGGGGCTGCCGGGTCATCGAGGCGAGCGTCCCCGCGGAGGCAGGGGCGGCGCTTCGCCTGGCCGGCGCCCTCGGCTACACGCCCCGGGCGCGCCGGATGCGCAAACGCCTGGGCGAGACTCCGCCGCCCCTGCCGTCCGGCGTGGAGGGTCGGCCCATGACGGCGCCCGAGTTCGGCCCGTGGCTCGACCGGGCGATGGAGCGCTACACGCGTGCCCTGACGGACCAGGGCATGTCCCCGGCGGAGGCGTCCGCCAAGTCCGCCCTGGACCACGCGGCCCCGCGGGAGCACGGAACGCAGGCCGAGGGCATGCGCTTCGGCGTTCTGGAGAGCGAGGGCGACAGGGTCGCCACGCTCTGGTTGGGGCTTCGGCGGGACGCCGCCTACGTCTTCGACGTTCGGGTGGAGGACGGCCGACGCGGTCGGGGGCACGGGCGGGCCACGATGCTCCTCGCCGAACGTCTGGCCGTCAGCGCCGGCCGCAAGGCCCTCGAACTCAACGTGTTCGCGGGCAACACGCCGGCCGAGCGGCTCTACGACTCCCTCGGGTACGAGCCCGTCACGATCCACCTCGCCAAGCCCTTGGCCTAGCGACCGCGCGGTTCATCGGCGCGCCGGCGGCAACCGTCCTGTCGAGGTGTCAGGCGCTCGGGTCGACCGGCCCGGACGCCGCCGCCCGCGGCAGGCGGTCCGCGATCTCCTCGATCCGGCCCCGGAGACCGTCCTGGCTCCGGCCGCCGTCGAGGCGCTCCCCGCCGATCACGTAGGTGGGGGTACCGGTGACCCCGATCGCCCGGCCCTCCGCGTGGTCCGCGTCGACGATCAGGATGTGCCGCCCGTCGATCAGGGCCGTGTCGAACTCCTCCGTGTCCAGGCCCAGTTCGCCGGCGATCTCCACCAGCACGCGTTCCCCTCCGCGACTCAGCTCCTCGACGCGTGCGAGTACGGCCTCCACGTATTCCCATCCCCGGCCCTGCGCGGCGGCCTCCTCGGCCGCCTGCGCCGCGGCGAAGGCGTGCCGGTGCTTTTCCAGGGGGAAGTGCCGCAGCCGGGGTACCAGTCGGTCGCCGTAGCGGGCGCGCAGCGCCCGGAGGTCGTCCAGCGCGGTCCGGCAGTCCGGGCACTGCAGTTCGCACCAGACGTCCAGCACGATCGGGGCGGGGGTGGGGGAGTCCTTCATGGGGCCAGTCTCCCAGCCGCGTTTCCGGCGGCCGAACCGGTGTCCCGGCCGCCCTCGCCTCCACCGCCCCACGCCTTGGGCGCGTTCCGCGGTGGAGCGATCGCGAAGGGCCGGAACCCGGAGACGCCCCTGATCCCTCGCCGCCGGCGTGGCCCCGAGAGGTCCGGACGGTGCAGGATGGAGGGGACGGGGTGACCGTTCCCGCCATTCGCAGCCTGGAGGACCGGATGATCGCCGAGACCGTGTGTTCCGCCCTGGCCGCCGCGGGCCTGGGCATCGCGGCCGTCACGGCCTATCGCAGACGCTTCCGGGCGGCCACCCGCATCGCGGCCTACGCGCTGATCCCTCTGGGTCTGGTGATGACCGGCGTCGTCGACTGGCTCGCCGGCACCGCCTTCAGCCCCGTCGCCTGGGCCGGCTTCGCGGTGCTGGGCGTTTCCTGGCTGCTGTTCGTGACGCTCCGCCGGTCCGAGCGGCGGAGCGAGACCAGCG contains:
- a CDS encoding aminodeoxychorismate lyase; translated protein: MKLWLDGALRDPQAARVSALDHGLTVGDGVFETVKSVDGRPFALTRHLDRLTRSARGLGLPEPDTDEVRRACAAVLAANPMPLGRLRITYTGGLGPLGSDRGEDGPTLVVALGETVRRPDATAVITVPWTRNERGALTGLKTTSYAENVVALARARELGASEALFGNTLGRLCEGTGSNVFVVLGGAVHTPPLASGCLAGVTRALTVEWTGATETDLPLEVLREADEIFLTSTLRDVQAVRRADARELPGPGPVTTKVVRIFEERAAGDLDP
- a CDS encoding DsbA family protein, with protein sequence MKDSPTPAPIVLDVWCELQCPDCRTALDDLRALRARYGDRLVPRLRHFPLEKHRHAFAAAQAAEEAAAQGRGWEYVEAVLARVEELSRGGERVLVEIAGELGLDTEEFDTALIDGRHILIVDADHAEGRAIGVTGTPTYVIGGERLDGGRSQDGLRGRIEEIADRLPRAAASGPVDPSA
- a CDS encoding GNAT family N-acetyltransferase, producing MTTTLRPTEPLSRTADGGRSRRYRICVDGRPVGSLHLVTSASISQAARIASLSVDAPERRRGRATVAALAAEEVTREWGCRVIEASVPAEAGAALRLAGALGYTPRARRMRKRLGETPPPLPSGVEGRPMTAPEFGPWLDRAMERYTRALTDQGMSPAEASAKSALDHAAPREHGTQAEGMRFGVLESEGDRVATLWLGLRRDAAYVFDVRVEDGRRGRGHGRATMLLAERLAVSAGRKALELNVFAGNTPAERLYDSLGYEPVTIHLAKPLA